The DNA sequence AACCGGATGGTCGCGATGCTTTCAACACCGGCAGCGCTCGCGCTGATTGTAATGGCTGCGGCGGGGGCCATCTGGGATGGGAAAGAGCGACGTATTCCAAATCGGCTCGTCGCGCTGATGATCGCTGCCGGCTTCAGCCTGAACGCTCTCGCCTATGGTTGGGAGGGAGTGTTCAGGAGTGGAGTGGGAATGTTCCTGGGAGCTGGGTTGCTCGTGATCTTTTACATTTTCGGGGGCGTCGAAGCGGGTGATGTGAAATTTTTGGCGGCTGTCGGAGCATTCGTGGGCAGCCTGAACGTTGTGGTTATTTTCATCCTCGCTTCGATCGTGGCGGCCGTGATGGCACTGATTGCGTTTGCGCGATCGCGGCGTCGGACGGGCTCGGTGACGATCCCTTACGGCATTGCCATCGCCGGCGCGACGATTTTGGTCGCCGGACTCAAAGTGGTTCGCTGAAGAGAAAATTCATGAGGCGTCATCTGAGAGAGAAATCGTTGGATGTCAGACCGGAAGGATATACGGTCTCGTTGGTCGCGGGTGCGCCCGGCGCGCTCATCCGAGGGAGGCATCCTCGGAGGGCGTCAGGGCAGACGCTCATTGAGATGGCGCTTCTCACGCCTTTTCTGGCATTGATTCTCGCGGCCATTCTTCATTTTGGCGCCGCCTTGAACGCGCATCACGTGATCACCAATGCTGCCCGTGAAGGTGCGCGCGCGGGGACTCAGGCCGATGGTGATGCCGCCCGGATGCGTCAGGTGATCACTACGGTCTGCCGCAACGCTAATCTGGATTTGTCCCGGTTGACGATTGATGTGGATCCCGGTACTCCGGGCAATCCCACGCGCGCGACCGTCACCTATCGTTACACGTCGCCATTGAATAGCTTTTTCCGAACGACCGGCCTGATCTTGCGGGCCGAGGCCGTGATGCGGAAGTGAGTGGTCTTCGATGCAAAAGAATGGATTGAAAAACAACGACCGTGACATAAGCAGCGCCGGGAGAAACTCTCTTGCGTGGCGACAACGGCGCGCGCCTCAGGGCCAGAGCATTCTCGAAATGGCGCTGATTGTCCCGATGGCGACGCTCCTGATCGTGGGGACAATTGAGTTCGGTCGTTTCTACATGATCCGTCAGGTCATCACCAATGCCGCTCGTGAGGGAGCGCGAATCCTCGTGCTGTCGAGCACGACGTCAGCCTCACAGGTAACCGATGTGGTGCGGCGTTACATTCAGAATGCGGGATTGAATCCGGACCTCGCGGCCATTGATATGACGGGATTGCGCTCCAGCACCGGAACGCCCTGCACCGTGAGGGTGAGCTATCCCTTCGAGTCGGTCGTTCTTCGAATGATTCGCATGACTTCGTCCTCGGTTAGGGTGCGGGCCATAAGCACAATGATGCATGAATGACGGCGTGCTCTTTGATCGAACGGGCCGGAGGGTGACGCGACCTCCGGTTGAGGGACTGGGGGGAGGGTCGGACCTATGAACAAAAAAGCCATCGTCGTTTTGGGACTTGCCTTGATCTTCGGGGTCTTCACGGCCATATCGGTCAATCGGATGCTGCGGCGCGGCACCAATGCTTTCGGAACACAGCCCGTGAAGAAAGTCGTCGTGGCCGCCGATAACATTGGCCTGGGGCTGCAGATCAAGCCCGAACAGGTGAGTGTGACCGAATGGCCGGAATCGCTCGTTCCGAAGACGAGTTTCGGCGACGTCGAAAAAGTTGTCGGACGCGTCACGGTGGGAGAGATCTATCGAGGCGAGCCGATTCTCCAGGAACGGCTGGCGCCGGAAGGCTCGGCGGCGGGCTTGTCGGCCCTCATTCCCGCCGGGATGCGGGCGATGACGGTGAAAGTCGATGAGGTCATCGGCGTAGCGGGATTCATCCACCCCGGAACTTATGTGGATGTCGTGGCGACGGTCGTGGAGGGTAGCGGACAGCAGTCGCTCTCCCGCGTGATCCTTCAGAATGTGAAAGTCCTGGCCAGCGGTACCCGCATGGAGGCGCAGAAAGAAGGTCAGCCGATCGAGGTGAAGACGGTGACGCTTCAGGTGACACCGGAGCAAGCCGAAGTGCTCGCTTTGGCCAGCAATGCCGGACGGCTTCAACTGGTGATGCGGAATATCACCGATAAGGAGACGGTAGCGACACGAGGAGCCGATACGGG is a window from the Blastocatellia bacterium genome containing:
- a CDS encoding A24 family peptidase, producing the protein MLSTPAALALIVMAAAGAIWDGKERRIPNRLVALMIAAGFSLNALAYGWEGVFRSGVGMFLGAGLLVIFYIFGGVEAGDVKFLAAVGAFVGSLNVVVIFILASIVAAVMALIAFARSRRRTGSVTIPYGIAIAGATILVAGLKVVR
- a CDS encoding TadE/TadG family type IV pilus assembly protein, which gives rise to MRRHLREKSLDVRPEGYTVSLVAGAPGALIRGRHPRRASGQTLIEMALLTPFLALILAAILHFGAALNAHHVITNAAREGARAGTQADGDAARMRQVITTVCRNANLDLSRLTIDVDPGTPGNPTRATVTYRYTSPLNSFFRTTGLILRAEAVMRK
- a CDS encoding TadE/TadG family type IV pilus assembly protein; the protein is MQKNGLKNNDRDISSAGRNSLAWRQRRAPQGQSILEMALIVPMATLLIVGTIEFGRFYMIRQVITNAAREGARILVLSSTTSASQVTDVVRRYIQNAGLNPDLAAIDMTGLRSSTGTPCTVRVSYPFESVVLRMIRMTSSSVRVRAISTMMHE
- the cpaB gene encoding Flp pilus assembly protein CpaB, producing MNKKAIVVLGLALIFGVFTAISVNRMLRRGTNAFGTQPVKKVVVAADNIGLGLQIKPEQVSVTEWPESLVPKTSFGDVEKVVGRVTVGEIYRGEPILQERLAPEGSAAGLSALIPAGMRAMTVKVDEVIGVAGFIHPGTYVDVVATVVEGSGQQSLSRVILQNVKVLASGTRMEAQKEGQPIEVKTVTLQVTPEQAEVLALASNAGRLQLVMRNITDKETVATRGADTGVLFQGKPFRAPTAAAPAAAVEKPKAVAKTEAAPPTPPPPPPKTIEIIRGGEKSAINYH